Proteins from a single region of Chanodichthys erythropterus isolate Z2021 chromosome 13, ASM2448905v1, whole genome shotgun sequence:
- the cdc42ep2 gene encoding cdc42 effector protein 2: MSAKAPIYLKRRSRKGKKEKLRDLLSSDMISPPLGDFRHTIHIGSGGGDDDLFGDLSFLQGKFHLLPGQQGHQGSFQLSRTASVSSHPVPASESSPLLKNALSLPIIGGVQALTLPAVTSAATATAEVPTAPTTTQSPPTSPSLSPPPKPPRLHLEERIVSRHSSLPASPNRCPLNLHTSGPSPDTKEDEKFVKDGDGEERPFLSNAGSMLSLHLDLGPSILEDVLQIMDNQRTGTFSGRLTPSGRQEIYT; this comes from the coding sequence ATGTCTGCCAAGGCTCCCATATACCTTAAACGACGAAGCCGTAAAGGAAAGAAGGAAAAGCTGCGTGACCTTCTTTCATCTGATATGATCAGCCCTCCGCTGGGAGACTTCAGACACACCATCCACATTGGCAGCGGGGGAGGCGATGACGATCTTTTCGGTGACCTGTCTTTCCTACAAGGTAAATTTCACCTGTTACCAGGGCAGCAAGGTCATCAAGGGTCATTCCAACTAAGTCGCACAGCGAGCGTAAGCAGTCACCCGGTGCCGGCCAGTGAGAGCTCACCTCTGCTAAAAAACGCCCTGTCGCTTCCTATCATTGGAGGGGTGCAGGCGCTCACACTTCCGGCTGTGACTTCAGCAGCAACAGCGACCGCTGAGGTCCCAACAGCCCCGACAACAACCCAATCGCCTCCAACATCTCCGTCTCTCTCTCCACCTCCCAAACCTCCCAGACTGCACCTGGAAGAGAGGATAGTGTCACGACATTCATCGCTTCCTGCATCTCCAAACCGCTGTCCGCTTAATTTGCACACATCTGGCCCGAGTCCAGATACTAAGGAAGATGAGAAATTTGTGAAGGATGGAGATGGGGAGGAAAGGCCGTTTCTGTCCAACGCTGGCTCTATGCTTTCCCTCCATCTGGACTTGGGACCGTCCATCCTAGAGGATGTGCTTCAGATCATGGATAACCAGAGAACAGGAACGTTCAGTGGGCGACTTACACCCAGTGGACGACAAGAGATATATACCTGA